tacactagagatgtttaaTTGTTACAGAACTCACAGGCAACTTTACACCTATTTTGAttaccctggagctgatcataggctgagtctttgccattctggctatttgatgcatttgaatggtggttttctgttttcttccatgtgcttctggttttgttgccattttatagcatttgagatcattttagctgagcaacCTATCATCTTCTGCACTTCTTTCAATGGCGGCTCTACACTGAATCACTCCCTGGGTGAgactaccccccccccaaaaaaaagtcaacttttttgcacaaacagctgtttattattattattattattattattattattattattattattattatataagttctcctgaaattgcaattgaaattgacatcaaaaggtcACAGGATACAATATAACACTTATACAAAAACATGCATGAATTGTAAATTGGAAAAaaacatgcccttacatgctaaatgtctgttatTAGATGCTATTTTAATCTGTGTTTCAGGTAGGGATGATTACTTCTTAGTTACTGCCTCAAATTCTATGCTTGGCACACTGTTAGTTTTAACAGGTGCTTTGTCACAAAACAGAGTTGTAGCAAATGGCAAGTGTTCATCTTTGAAACTACCTACAAATATATGAAAATTCTGTTGGTTAATTACAGGGCCCAACGTTAACCCAAATGATGGATATAAATAGTAACTGAACTGAAGCATGAGTCATTTTTCTATTGAACAATGTGTTAATTTTATTATTAAGTGCTCATGCTATTGACTCCTTTATATGTTTTCCCCTGTcctgtcaactttttaatcaaagtatgctgttcttctgagcaataTCTGGAACAACCCactttattcagattttcagagagaaatgcactacaaccagcatgtacatttGCTGATTTCATCCTTTAAAAAAAGGGCCACCTGTAATGCTGTAATAATGGccacaaaaagaaaaatacagacactactatttttttaaacagcctaatattcatttttcttcactttctggaaagtaataataaatttgctatttttttcatgttttgatttggaatcgaatgtgcagtgttcccaatgcatttgcatgtatgggaAATAAAActtattataaggattttgaactTTATTCACTTTTTAAACACACTTCTGTTATTTTCAACATGACTGCAGTACATCCCAACAACAACCAGCACAACACACAATCATATTTAGATTTAGCAGCCATTTCTTGTTTAAAAAGATTAAGTAAAATATGAGGACTAAGGTCAATCTgaagatatttttattttgtcacaGATCACTCTCTTGGTGCATCTTCCTGAGAGCAACTAAGTGCAAATGCACGGGAGATGCTGAAAACTGTTGGCGAGCAAGTGAGCCTGAAGAGCTGGAAGGGAAAGAAGCATTGTAGTCACTTGCCCTTTAGGGCATTATGAAGAGTAGGTTTTGTGAAAAGCATTgttttaaaatgcatgaaaaaaatatcTGTACATTTCTGGTCAATTTTGATAAAGACAACTTCACATTATAATGTACGATACATCTTCCTGTCCACAGAAGCCTTCTTGTGGAAGATGAAAAATATAAAGGTTGATGACATAGATGATACCATCATGGAGTGACATGCACCAAAAAGGGTAAAtaattatttagatttttttaaaagatctTTATCACTTCAACAAATTGTGAGCATTTATTAACAACATGTTTACTGATTTTTACTTTTTCAGGCAAAGAAAGAGGCAGTGGAAAGATCAGAGGACAGAACTGATAACATCGATAATGACCTTGAGAGCATGGACAAGGAGGCTGAACTTGACGTCAAGGCTGGTAGATGTGGATTATGATGAAAGTGACATATCTGACAATAACTACAATGACTAACACTACAGTATTCCTGTCAAATTAAGCTACTATTGTGGCAACCTTCTTAGGCATTCTGAAAAGCAAACACAAATGGAAGCATTGCCTGTCACATCAAGTCATCCGAACTCCTGCTCTGCTGTCCAATGAAAAGTGCAACTTTCATTGCACTATGATAATCCTGAGCATAGTTTTTTTGGATACGTAGTTGCATAAAGAATAAAAagtaatttagtttttttttttgtttctataGAAATGCTGCTTCAACTCTCAATGCCTCGGCTCATGATTGCCTTCTTTGTGTTTCTCTCAGGTCGTAGGAGGATAATGTAACATTTTGGTCCAAACAGTGCAACCAAGAGGCCAAAACTGGAGGCCAGGATGGCAAATACTTCCACTGCATCTGAATATTTTCCGGGAGaggtgatatacgaggtctgttagaaaagtatccgaccttattatttttttcaaaaaccatatggatttgaatcatgtgtgattacatcagacatgcttgaaccctcgtgggcatgcaagagtttttttcacgcgtgtcggttacgtcattcgcctgtgggcagtctttgagtgaggagtggcccaccctctcgtcggttttttcattgtttaggaatggctcagaaactgctgctttgtttgatcaaaattttttcaaaaactgtaaggcacaactgagtggacaccattcgataaattcagctggttttctgtaaaaattttaacggctgatgagagattttggtctgtaagtgtagctttaaggacggcccacggcgcctgacgacgatctgcgctccgaggcggcgtcgtctcactgtttcaagctgaaaacttccacatttcaggctctgttcacccaggttgtcgtcagagaacagagaagtttcagaagaggtcggcatgaggagtttatgcggacattccactgttaaaggagattttgtaatgaaagaacgtgcgggcagattcgcatgccgggccggacccaaccgcggggggacgcgacaggaaaaacacctccattggaaaccttaatggacaagttggaacatgcccagctgttaaacaatttctcagatactcacttgttgaaagccatcaaaagccgcctgaattttacaaatggttttcaacacggaggtgtttttcctgtcgcgcgcggtgcagacggatttgcggcgacgtcacggaaccgactcagctaatttgcccgcatgttctttcattacaaaatctcctttaacagtggaatgtctgcataaactcctcatgccgacttcctctgaaacttctctgttctctgacgacgtcctgggtgaacagagccttaaattaggaagttttcaggtcgaaacagccagacggacgccacctccgaccgcgccgcgccgatccgctttgtgagctgtccttaaagcgaaagaaactccacaacctctcatcagccgttaaacttttcaccgaaaaccagcagaatttctcgaatagtgtccactcggatatccctcacaggtcccgaaaaatttttgataaagcaacgcgtgccgtctccagcagcgtctcagacaaaggatttcagccgagagggctggaccagtgctcactcaaagcctgcccacaggcgaatgacgtcaccgacaggcgtgaaaaaactcacgcatgcgcacgagggttcaagcatgtctggtgtaatcgcatgtgattcaaatccatagttttttttttttaataaaactgccggttagttttctaatacacctcgtaagtGGGGACAAATGCCACCCACACAGCACAGAATATCAGCATGCTGAAAGTGATGAGTTTAGCCTCATTAAAACTGTCAGGAAGATTCCTGGCCATGAATGCAAGCAGAAGGCTGAGGACAGCCAGAAAGCTGATATAGCCCAGTAACACTGCAAAACCAGCTGTGGAGCCAACAACACATTCATAAACTATTTTGTCATTGTGATACTGAGTGTTTTTATGAGGAACTGGAGAGGAAGAGACAAGCCAAACAGTGCTAATTACTGCCTGGACAGAGCTCAAAGCGAGAACTGTCCCTCTCTCTTGCATGACACCAAACCATTTTAGTCTGGCCCCACCTCCTGGTTTGGAGGACTTAAACACAGCCAGAACCACAATAGTCTTTACCAGGATACATGAGACACAAAGTACAAAGCTGATCCCAAACGCTGCATGCCTCAGCTggcatgtccacagcttcagatGGCCAATGAACAGGAGTGAGCATAGGAAGCACAGCTTTAGAGAAATTATAAGGTGGAAGCTCAGTTCTGAATTACTGGCACGCACCATTGGTGTACTGCAATAATATGTGAAGATCCCGAGGACAACAGCACAGACAAATGTCCCAAGCAATGAAGCAGCTGTTAAGCAGATACCCAGAGGCTCATGGTAGGACAGAAACTCAGTTTCCTTAGGAACACATTGATCACGCTGGGGACTAGACCAAAAGTCCTCTGGACAACTGGTGCAGTCCATGGAGTCTAACAAATAGAAAGGGacagaaaatgtattttaattACACTTAGCCAAGTAGATAAATGCTAAAatacaaatgcaacatttttgttttccttAATGAAGTAAAATATCTATATCATTTGAACAAGAATGACTTATTTCCCTCAAACTTGGTTTACacatcaggtctgggagcatgcagtggTGCTGTCTATTTGCACAAcctccacaccagagaaccacaTGTGGTCCTGGATAGCAATGACCCAAGAAGACAACCGGCCATTCCCAACCTTGCCTAAGTAATCACTGAACTGCTCAACCTGGTTTcagggcaagttgtgattcagcagcatgaaatatacattaatctattggttcatgatattgtcacgaaaagcgcctcattttcatcatggcagcacaaattcattctaattcattccgtgatggctgcataaaattaaaagtgaagcgggggagtcggggtggttatggttagggttggggaaggagtagggttaggttatggttaaggttagggttgggtgtaggagtagggttagtaatagtgagttaaaaaaaaatccagtcacgaaaatttgactcattttgtgacccgaacatgaaaaaaaacaaaaaaaaaaaaaacatgagaatgGGCTGAAatgctacagccaggtgaaatgtgggcatccccttgtccttctccagcctCTGTGATCCTCATAACTGAGGATCACAGTTATGAGGATCATGATCATGACCCAGAGAAATGCACGCCATGGCCAAATTTTGAAGATGATGTTCTTACCAAATGTAAGTGATAATCTAGTCTTTGTCTCTccaagtaaccacttgtttgaaaGTCATCCCAGCAGCTCTGAAGAGACCTTGTCTCAAGGACATTTTGCTATCAATGAACAACCACATTTTCTGTCTCCCTGCTCCTCCACAAGCTGACGAGCTCATTCGACAGAGTGCAAATGGCATTCACGAGGGAAGTTGTGAAATTTCTCGATACTTCCGCGGGGATTTGCATTCTCCTCGCATGAGTCACAGGGTGTCATTCTCATGTAGGTTGAATTTTGaacaggtcaaaaaaaaaaatgtgacacattttctGTCTAAAGAGTCATAGCATTATCATGGGCATCTTGAACCCTTCTGAATTTAGTTTCCATgagtcagaaagtgtgagagaacttgtgaggggttgacgACACACTCATCCTTTTACATGATTGGAGGGGAACAGTGTTTCTGGAAGTGGTGCGATCATGGCCAAGTGAGTCCAGCAGCCTCCGGCCAACTGGCTCTGCTGCTGGGCCAGTTACAACCTAGTGTGCAGGCAGGGGTAGTGGGCTGGACAAGTCCTGTCCCCTGGTGGGGGAGTTTGACTACATGTGTGATCCAGAtttgttttggggggtggggggaccaCAATCGAAATAACTTTAATGCATTGTTTTGTTATCCTCagcaattttatatacatattgtAGTGTTTATTTGTGTGCATGTATGTTATTGCCAActaaaccaaatcaaatcaaaacatgcACACACCCCAAGTGCAGCTGGACATCGTGCTGTGTCATAGAGATATGGCAGTTCAGGCACATCAAGGAGTGATTCGAGTAGATCCCAGAGCCCAGCCAGCAGAGGACCGTATCAACAGAGGATCATATAGTGGTCATTCCCGAGAGGAGAGGAGAGTGGATCTCATGGGGAAAATAATGATTTTCCACTGCTTAATTGCAGTTTGAACACTgttgattggcattctcagtcccttggatatcgttttatatccctttcctctcttatacagttcaattaccttttctttgtcaattcttttgctttccctatgactcagcaaccagaaacatcagtacagcactggatgaaagatgcaagggtctgtcaggagcccagaaactcactgaccttttatacacacacacactgattacaagccaaCAGATAAAagttgaggatggttaccttttgtgcCCATTCAAACCCGTttatgtcaacttgtgtgcatgttatcaggccaatatcaccagggtatgtaaactattgatcaggtcatttggttagttagtGAtataaaagagtaaacacagatgTTTGACaattggcttcacacaaccacaaaccatgagtaaaaaaaaaacaagaattctgGCAGGTTATGTAAACTGTATATCACCTGAGTATGAGTCACCGAC
The sequence above is drawn from the Thalassophryne amazonica chromosome 4, fThaAma1.1, whole genome shotgun sequence genome and encodes:
- the LOC117508961 gene encoding extracellular calcium-sensing receptor-like gives rise to the protein MDCTSCPEDFWSSPQRDQCVPKETEFLSYHEPLGICLTAASLLGTFVCAVVLGIFTYYCSTPMVRASNSELSFHLIISLKLCFLCSLLFIGHLKLWTCQLRHAAFGISFVLCVSCILVKTIVVLAVFKSSKPGGGARLKWFGVMQERGTVLALSSVQAVISTVWLVSSSPVPHKNTQYHNDKIVYECVVGSTAGFAVLLGYISFLAVLSLLLAFMARNLPDSFNEAKLITFSMLIFCAVWVAFVPTYETSYITSPGKYSDAVEVFAILASSFGLLVALFGPKCYIILLRPERNTKKAIMSRGIES